From Solanum stenotomum isolate F172 chromosome 2, ASM1918654v1, whole genome shotgun sequence:
TCTCATTGTTACATAACAACACATTTTagcaatacaatataaaatataataatactcaagtaacaatcaaaacaaccATCGTATGTATAGTACCAAATTACCACAAAATACAATAGGTAACAACTCAACAAAATGAATACATTCAAACTCTAACCAAGGTAGAGATGAACCTTAACAGCCAGAAAGAAGACACAAACAAGAGCAAAATAGAGCAAAGTATGAATCATAATTGAAGCTCCACTTGTATGAAAGTTCCCAAATTCAACACAATGCCTATGTCCTGGAAGTTGAAATAATAGTCCTGGAGACAACAGGATGAACAATATAACTGAGACCAAAACTGGACCCCAATCCAACAttgttattttccttaaatttgaccaaaaaaaaaaaaagattgtgaATTTATGTAGTTCAAAAAAGATATGAATGAAGATGATGTGAGATGTGGAAATGGGAGTAGTTGCTTATATATGTGTAAGGTGAGAGAATATGAGACTTTGAATGGAAGAAAAGAACATCATCACTCTCCACAATGAGAGTGTTCGTGAGCGGATTTAAGATTTGGTATATGAAGGTGTTCAGAGTACGAGAGTTAAACCACTtaattgtgattataaatttagttatatattgaaaaactacataaaaaatactaGAAGAAGTTAACATAACTAAtgacttttaaaaatttaataaaaaataaaaaaagacatttgATTTTACAAACCATATCACTTTCACGTAAAATGAGACGAAAGAAATACTATTCAATTTATTCTACttttgaaattaatattttttttaaaattattatatataacttATACTAGTCCAGTTAAACCTAGTCACCATAATGGTGAAATCAAAAGAGTTTGAGTTTTATATCTCGTTGGTGTAAATAATTGTTTCAAATTATCGAGTCTTCCAAACGATATGTACATATGAAGTTACTTAAAATGtagatttaaaatattaaaaataagatttatAATTATTCGATAGTTAAAATACTAATAACATATAGTATTATTactttaatataaaaagaattaggAAGTGTGAGAGGAAGCAAAATGTAGTACTAGTAACTTGGATACTAGGGTAGCCGTCCCATTTCCCCTGCATGCACCTTGCTTCTTTCCAACTTAAATGCCACGTTCCAATTTACAGAGTTTTCCATTCGGACTGTGACTTCTTTTTGATTTTCCATTTCCAGCTTGGACTTTCCTGTATAAGGAGCTTTATCCTAGATTGGATTCATTTTGTTTTAGCCCGAGACTTCTAAACTATAGGCATAGGTCATGAACCCACAGTTTTGTCACAGCTTTGGAATTGGAATCCACATGCTAGATGCGAGGCTTCCTGTCGAGAGGCACAATATTTATTCCCTCCGTCCACgtt
This genomic window contains:
- the LOC125857265 gene encoding uncharacterized protein LOC125857265, which codes for MLDWGPVLVSVILFILLSPGLLFQLPGHRHCVEFGNFHTSGASIMIHTLLYFALVCVFFLAVKVHLYLG